CATGATTCTCTGAGAAACTGCTAAGAAACAAATGATTAGTCTAGCAACACATATTTTTGGTTTGGCAATACTATGCATATTCATAGCATGCTAAATGTGATTCTTCAGTTAATAGCTCCCTATGTGATGAAATCTTAGAAATCTGAATACCATTAGATTGCTTGGTTGCTAGAAGTTTACTTGGGCAGTTAGTCTCATGATGCAATCTTAGTTTTGTAGCTCACTGTAGCTGTTTCTATTTTTTCCCATCCTCTGGCTTTATATACCTTTCTTGGGTACAAAAATGTAATGTTGGAGATGGTTTTGTACCTATAATCAAGCCATCAAGCCATGTATCATGATGCTTAAGTTTTATTTGTTTAAAATATAGTTCAGACTTGTGCCTAACTTTAACTTAACCaattaacaaagaaaaattaatttgaataataattttatttaataattgcatttttattaaaataattgtttTCCTATTCCATTAATGTTTATTTTTTAGTTATTCATAAAAATATTGAATAGCATAGTTTTAATAATGTCTTTATAAAATTGATTTGTTAAATATGCATTTTGATCGTCCCACTAACCTTCAAACCAAGCTTAAAGGTTTTTGAGATTATTCATTAAAATGAATTAAGCTAAACTTTAGGCTCATGTTTGGTTTGTCTTAACTAATGAGCTTGAAAGAGAATTTTAAAAGTCAAGCTCTATATCTTGGTTCATTTTTCAGCCTGAGGAGGGGAAGGATGCCTCTTCTCTGCTGACCCCAGCCCCACCTTTTTTTTGTCGCGTACAGGATTGGATGCTTAGCTGTTTAATCAAGCTCATAACTCTTGCCCATCATCTAAATCCCAAGTGTTCAATTATCTCTCACCTTCCACACAACTCTTTGATAGCCTGTTAATATAATTTAAGTGATAAAAGCAAAGCACTAATAGTCAAAACACTTAAGTAGGACAATGAGCAAAAAATTCAAGAGttgaaggaaagaaagaaaacctGTGATTTCTAATATATGGTTTGTTTATCAAAGAGTTTCTGGCCATCATGGGCTTCTGATGCCAATCAGATAGTAACTAGTTTTATCATACAACAAATTACCTGTGCGGCAGGTCAATCTTGTTGTCTAATGTTGTTTTGTTATGATGTTAGATTTGGCTGCTAAGAAGTGTGTACCATGCAACTCAAAGGATTTGCGGCCTATGAAAGAAGAAAGCGCAACTGAAATGATGTCAAAGGTTTGTGTTCTAATTTATGCTTTCTGTTTGCCTATAACATGTTGTTCTTAGATGGTAAATTTTTTAGGTTGGCGGGTGGAATTTGGTGAAAGAAGATGGTACACTGAAGCTGCATCGATCATGGAAAGTAAAGAGTTTCACCAAAGGGTTGGATTTATTTCAGCTAGTAGGGAATGTTGCTGAAACAGAAGGTATTTATTCCTTCTCTGAGTATATGGTATCAATGGTGCGTCTTTTTACAAGAAAATTTTGGTCCATCACATTATTTTGGTCAATGCAGGTCATCATCCAGATCTTCATCTTGTTGGTTGGAACAATGTAAAAATTGAGATATGGACTCATGCAGTTGGTAAGAGCTTCTTACAAATCACATGACTCATGTAGGAGGTTAATTTAAGACCTAGTCCAGCCTTCTTTCCCTCTTATTACCTAAGCCAAGTCGTAAGAATATTTTCCTCCTTTCTTGTTATACTTCATTCTAGCGGTATCCCTTTTTCATTTTCCATGAAATAAATCAAGGGCATTAACAATGAATAAATTGTGTTGCCAAGCATGTAAATTTCCATTTTGAAAGAACTTATGATGGACGTTAAACTTTCAAAGATCCAGGAAGAAATCTTTCAACCCCAATGTCAGGGTTGCACCTTCATCTGTTATCTCCCCTGCCTGCCTACAACATCACCCACCACTCCCCTCTCCCAACCCCCACACTGGCACCTTTTCCACCTTGTGGGGGTGGCTCTGTGTTTGAAAAAGGTGTACACTTCTAATATGACccctacaatttaattttttaaattccaAAGCTTATATTTTCAATCAATATGTTTCTTCTATGCAAAGATGCTATTTTATATTTCTCTTTTTGCATAGTTGCTTTTCTTCCATTGCAAATGTAGGTTGCACAATAATTCGTCGCAAATAACTTTTTTGTGTCTGCTATTTTCCACTGCCCATAGATAAGATCCTCTATCATCACCCAGGAAATTATAACTTGAGGGGGGGAAGAAATAGTGAAAAATTGTAGCTCGCACTCTAATGAACCGTGAAAGACATAATGAGAAATTGCATGGATGTTTCTCAGAATCAGTAATCTTTGAAACTTTTACATCTGCAGAGATTATTCTTCTTATCCCTGTTGACTCTCAGAAGAATTTTTTAGGTCTAAAATGCTTAGCTAGCTATTGTCTATTTCTTGTCATGTTACCTTTCAGTAAATTCTTTATTGAAATGGCTTTGAAAATTAGGTTCCTTTTGCTTCTTAAGACAAGCTTGTAAAGGCCATTTGGCAAGTTGATACTGTTGAACTTATACCCagttttctattattttttctcCTCTTGAAAATAGGGCTGTGAAGAAAAGTTGGGCAAAAATTATGTGAAATAGCTAttcaattattgaagtgcttGGCTTTGTTGCATGCTAATGGTTGAAGCCATACCTGAATTTGCCCAACCAATCAGTGTAATTAGCCTAATGGCTTGAAGTTGAATGTAATATAATCCATAGGATAGTCACATTAGAAGTTATCAAATTTTTGTGCATGCACCTATTCTTTTCCCCCCTTTCCTATTGTTTACTGCATCGAGAACAGAATTCTCAGCATGCTCTGTGCTTGCACAGGTGGACTAACAGAAAATGACTTCATACTTGCTGCCAAAATCAATGGGCTTGATCTGCACCACCTACTGAGAAAGAAGACTGCTACTTGAGAGGTTGATATGAATTTTGCAAGATCTGGAAATGATATGATTGTCTTCCATACATGGAGTAAAGGACTATGCATGGCAAACCAAATGCAGGCGTTCAGTTTTCGTTTTGTTTTTCTTCCAATAGATTGTGCCTGGATATCTGTATAAATACTTCtttttttaatcttaattttcgACTCGTTACAAGCATAATGTCTGCTACTTGCAGCATAAGCTGATCTTAATGATTAAAGTCACAGCACAAGTTCAGAGGGTCTTGGTAACTTGAGAATTTGCAGCAAGGATTTCGTTATTGTATATTTGCCTTATTTTGAAGCTTCAGGCTGGTCTTGAGTGCTAAAAGGTGTCCATCTCTCGACTTTCAAATGGTATCTTTATCTTCCCAATCTCACCTTAAGATTGTACCCATTGGTGATTAACCCCtttttaaaaatgataaaattatTGGTTAACCTTGGTCCATTTTGAAGCCCTTGGTTTTGTTCTCATGTTGTGGTGACTATCCTGTATATATAATGTTGTAAGGGTTTTTGCAGTCGCTTGGAcgaattctcaccgaagtgggaaaagtgagagtcgccactttaattttgaaggtaattaaagaaaaccatttgtaaaaataaattaaaaatcacttcgaaaatagagattctaggttcggggtctgtatacgggtggggaaggtgttaggcatcccacctcgtccctcaataagggtaagcagatttaatgttgtgctttttataaattgaaattgataattagggggttggaatgatgatgttaatcctttgcatggataaaagaaatatttgatatttcactatttagggTTACCTAAGAATACGAGCACATGAAATGACCATTCAGTGAGTAATTGTTGTGTAATGGACTTTTGTTGGAGGGTTAATTCACATATTGAAGTTGTGACGTTTTGATTTGGATTTAAGttaaagagaattcgggtaaaaactctctcccgatctcttaatgtattcggtttaaaatttaagcgggagatttcggataagaactcttctccgatctctacatattttattaagattttggccgagaattcgtgtaagaactctccctcgatctcttaatactgtttaaaatttaagcaggagatttcggataagaactctcctccgatctccacatgttttattaaggttttggtcgagaattcgggtaaggactctcccccGATATCTTAgagtattttgtttaaaatttaagctggagatttcagataagaactctcctccaatctccacatattttattaaggttttggTCGAGAATTCGGGTAAAAACTCTTCCCCGATCTCTTATAGTATTATGTTTAAAGTTTAAgcaggagatttcggataagaactctcctccgatctccacatattttattaagattttgatcgagaattcgggtaagaactctcccctgatctctttgtGTTAAGGATTTtgattgagaactcgggtaagaactctccaccGGTCTCTTTAATTTATTGCGTTTAAACTGagcttgggtaagaactctcccccaaactcttaatgtgtttattAGAATGACGTTTAGTAAGAACTTGGGACTAAGGATTTTGGTAAAAGGTTCTTCTTGACCCCTTTTTGTGGGAATGAAGTAACGAGGACACAAGAGACCCGTGTAcagcttttcctagcctacgaGACCTTATAACTAGATAGTGGACGAAAGACTGAACTTCTTGCCGATCTTCCGCATTATCGCTTTATTAAAACTCTTTGATTAGtaatatccgatctctttttagtcgCTAGTTCGGGATCCGATCTTATCTCGATTCCCGATCTATTATATCATCACCTAGGCTCGTTCCATGGCCCAACCTCATAACTTACTTGTTTGACCTATTCTTGTTTCCAACCTATCCAACTTATGCTACACCTATCTTCCTTTgtcatttttgttttttttttagacCGAAAACTCTCATGTTGAAATACCCCTGCCTATATTCTTTTGAGTATTTACAAGTTGCCTATGACTGAACGTCTACtctcgaaggaaatgaaaactaaatgaTGATAAATGGAATTTgcgaatgaaataaaagaaaacacaggaaataactattggcctagataatctattttgagatttaatgcgactggatataaaagaaatttcaaaagaaaattagagaaaacAAAAAGGATGTTCAACATAATAACAGTTTAGGCACTTACCTGTGGGAAATTGGGGAGACAGATGAGTTGACTCCGGAATCTACAAATCTTGTAGGGATGAAAGTTGACGGCCGAAGGACTCGAACTTACCCGTAGTAATGGAAATAGGTCAGAACGAAGTTGAACTCTGAAGGTAATGCCAGATACTAAAACGGTGGGAATGAGGTGATATGAAGATGGTTGCACAGAAACTGAAAATGGAAGTTTCAGGACTTAGAAGTCCTTTTAGTgaaatacttaagaaaactggtttctaaagtttctcaacatttcgaaagctcagaatggcaagtagcaagactgaatcaaattttagagtctttccactataatcaccaccttctTGTTTTTCGTCCGTCCCCTCTACAGTgttgcatgtaggtatttataaggAACGGGTGCCCATAATGAAAGGTCAGGATCTTGCCAgggggagacggagggtttagattcaaaaggatataatctgatgtctgagaattaaagagaatcaaaatggagggcccGGATTCCGTTCAGAATATCTATCCTTTCTgttcttaatccaacggctcggggtcttgccttacaaaatggatctaAAGGCTAGGAATAAAAAGTGCTGAACCTGTCGTCTGCTTTTTGATCTGAGGGCTCTGGATCCATCCTTACGATtgtgatcaacggtggagatcgaaaTGTACAGGACTGCTTTAACTGTTCTAGCGTCTGGCAGCTAGGTGAGCGtccttgcaaatgagatgtgtggtgaggatctgatcacGCCTGTGATATTTTAACTAACTCAAATCTGACGATGGAGAGAGTTAGTGGAAAGTTCGGACCGGAAGTTACTTAACCCTTCGGCGCTttccgatctctataggtcgcCTTCTGTATTATCATGACCATCCCTTTTTTCGATCTCTATCTCTTACATCAGGTCCCTttttttttcgatctctcttattccgatctttcctctTTATCTGACTTGCATTGGTCAAcgcaataaattcttcagttaccgatgcatccgttTCGGGTTTTGTATGctataaatgccaaggccctatatatatgcaacaataggaaatcaccttcacacttcacttttccttttcagtttattttcaatgcaccCCTTCCCCAATTCTAGCTTTTCTGGTGAGaattctaattatgatggcccttttgatctttttctgactaTTTCCTTCGCCCCtcacctgaaaatttatgatcccggcaaTCGGAGAGCTATGGGAACGTCAcctaatgacagtgagggaaccaaactaatttaccgatcaagaccaAAAGTGACGGCTGTGCCGATCTCTAATCTGTCTATCGATATAATCCGTAGACCGATCTCagacaagaggactgctaatttcaatcttaatgtcggtgaccgcctcttaaacttcatttggctcccaaccatatcgggcgtcccgactgcagctcggttctggtcaatgacatcggcgatgactccactcaatatcatgagagtcatagtcaccctatctgagctgcataTCTATCCAACATTTgtagctggctttctgatcaaacacaccttttgattcagccacaagactaggctttgacataggcctgcaTTCTGGGCCTCACAGTAGTCTTAAGCTAGGTTGAATGTGGtactgattttgagagatcgcccaaatgatgtaatctgatcttttgagatcgcccaaatgatgtaatccgatcttttggaaataaaatgaaattttatttgaatgtttttgttttgttattgcattggttatttttccgatctctgataagtATATCCGATCTAATCCCTAGACGAATCGTTATTCGGCGATCAGCAGGTTtggaaatttatttaatttgatgacCTTAGTTAACTGATCTCATTTATccaatttttattatgtttctagaaCCTTCTTTGTGTCATGTCAAGGAGATGGCTTGGTTCCGCTAACCGATACGCCGCttaggacttcgtgagcatttaatgctcagacgagCATAAATAAGGGAGAGGTGACTcatttgctcccttatgtcatttcagAGCTTCCCCTAGCAATTTCAACATTTCCTCTCGttttctaaagttttcaggcaccgattatactccggtaaggattttgatctttctttagttaattttctttttgttttatgaAAATGAGCAGtactgagggtcagagagctgcaagcCCGCCTTCCGTCCAATTTTCGTGGACCTCGGAAGAAGGCGATGTGATCAGATCAGGCGGACGATCCAGCACGGCCATCGTTCCTGTTATTGGTCCTACTACCAAACTGAAATGAGGAACCTCTTCAAGAAGGGAAAACCTGCCAGTTGATGAGCTACCATCCGTCCTGAGAGAAACCGATCTCCAATCCATAAGTCAGgagtacaatctgcggatcgactcctttgaactgatcaaatgccattACGACTTTCgggctgatcacttctttgaagaagccGATCTCATCATAGTATACGAAAAGCAGCTGAAGGCCAAGCTCCGTTTTCCCTTGGATGAATTTTACAAGGTCGTCCTAAAGTTTCACatctcggtagctcaagtgcatctaaactcctggcggactttagtagccttcagGGACCTCTGTCGAGCCAAGAGACTGGAGCCAACGGCTAAAGTCTTTGTcgagctgcataggcttgcccgaaggaaggatgacgaattctggttctttcaggcaaagccgaactgcgcactttttaccgatctcccttcctcgCTAAAGAACTGGAAGGATCGATTTTTCATCCTTAGGATTAAGGATCGAAACAGCTTCGAAGGGATCCCACGTAattggaattatttggtcccccaaCTCCCTAAGAAGCTCGccttaaataaggacgaagatgccatggtgaaagagttaaagactCAGGCATCCACCC
The Hevea brasiliensis isolate MT/VB/25A 57/8 chromosome 15, ASM3005281v1, whole genome shotgun sequence genome window above contains:
- the LOC110661850 gene encoding pterin-4-alpha-carbinolamine dehydratase 2, mitochondrial, translating into MTRLLLPPLLFLSRPQVPPASLFKSQRGHGCSGNRVKEILWDRVGVSSNRNSCRTFCTGRDLAAKKCVPCNSKDLRPMKEESATEMMSKVGGWNLVKEDGTLKLHRSWKVKSFTKGLDLFQLVGNVAETEGHHPDLHLVGWNNVKIEIWTHAVGGLTENDFILAAKINGLDLHHLLRKKTAT